The following proteins come from a genomic window of Nostoc sp. TCL26-01:
- a CDS encoding HAD family phosphatase, which translates to MLPNIRAAIFDMDGLLFDTESIARWAWQQALASHGYVMSDDFYSEFVGRDLSWREKILKQKYGNNFPFEAVKRQRIEIGDRRELQEGLSIKAGVLDLLGQLNNLGIVIALATGTSRSRTIRRLNNAAILHHFTTIVTSEDVAQGKPAPDIYLEVSRRINVAPVQCLVFEDSCVGVEAAFSAGMYPIMVPDIEQPSPEIRCLAYQVFDSLVQVGELLVQRLEARG; encoded by the coding sequence GTGTTACCAAATATTCGAGCCGCAATTTTTGACATGGATGGTTTGCTTTTTGACACAGAAAGCATTGCCCGTTGGGCTTGGCAACAAGCTTTAGCCAGTCATGGATATGTGATGAGTGATGATTTCTATAGTGAATTTGTTGGACGGGATTTATCATGGCGCGAAAAAATTCTTAAACAAAAATATGGCAATAACTTTCCTTTTGAAGCAGTAAAAAGACAACGCATTGAAATTGGCGATCGCCGAGAATTACAAGAAGGTTTGTCAATCAAAGCCGGTGTGTTAGACTTACTAGGTCAGCTAAATAATTTAGGCATAGTCATTGCTCTAGCCACTGGGACATCCCGCAGCCGCACTATCCGCCGCCTCAATAATGCCGCGATTCTGCACCACTTTACAACAATTGTCACCAGTGAAGATGTCGCCCAGGGTAAACCCGCACCAGATATATATTTAGAAGTCAGTCGCAGAATCAATGTTGCACCTGTACAGTGTCTAGTTTTTGAAGACTCGTGTGTCGGTGTAGAAGCTGCTTTTAGTGCCGGGATGTATCCGATTATGGTTCCTGATATCGAACAACCATCCCCGGAAATCAGATGTTTAGCTTACCAAGTTTTTGACTCTCTAGTGCAAGTTGGGGAACTGTTGGTACAGAGACTAGAGGCTAGAGGTTAG
- a CDS encoding uroporphyrinogen-III synthase yields the protein MSPKTKLLTPSSQLPLYTKRILITAPRNYASRLSAQIIDKGGLPIFMPTIETCYLSNYSELDAALRCIDQFDWIAFTSRNGIIAFFERLHDLGLSLSQLQNCQLCALGKDIEHLLSVCGRVDLIPNESSPGGIIAELALMEGIFGKKILLPTPEVIGIPEPNVVPNFITDLQSLGMQVTRVPTYITQSVDKSIYAGELNLIQQGIIDMIAFSSTAEVTSLMAMFNSINDFEHCLIACFGPYTAANARKLGINVSVVSQDFSSFAGFVNAMAEFYSSCQ from the coding sequence ATGTCGCCAAAAACCAAATTACTCACTCCATCTAGCCAACTACCTTTATATACCAAAAGGATTCTAATCACAGCACCGAGAAACTACGCTTCTAGGTTATCTGCACAAATCATTGACAAAGGTGGACTACCAATTTTCATGCCCACCATCGAAACCTGTTATTTATCTAACTATTCTGAATTAGATGCGGCTTTGCGGTGCATAGATCAATTTGATTGGATTGCTTTTACTAGTAGAAACGGCATCATAGCATTTTTTGAGCGCTTACATGATTTAGGTCTTTCTCTGTCTCAATTGCAAAATTGTCAGTTATGTGCATTAGGTAAAGACATAGAGCATTTATTATCAGTGTGTGGCAGAGTTGATTTAATTCCTAATGAATCTAGTCCTGGGGGAATTATTGCCGAATTAGCGCTAATGGAAGGGATTTTTGGCAAGAAAATTTTATTACCAACACCAGAAGTTATTGGTATTCCTGAACCTAATGTAGTACCTAATTTTATTACAGATTTACAAAGTTTAGGAATGCAGGTGACTCGTGTACCTACATACATAACTCAGAGTGTAGACAAAAGTATTTATGCAGGAGAATTAAATTTAATTCAGCAAGGCATAATAGACATGATTGCTTTTAGTAGTACCGCAGAAGTCACCAGCTTGATGGCGATGTTTAACTCAATCAATGATTTTGAGCATTGCCTGATTGCTTGTTTTGGCCCCTACACAGCAGCTAATGCCAGAAAATTAGGTATCAATGTTTCTGTTGTCTCGCAAGATTTTAGTTCTTTTGCAGGGTTTGTCAATGCAATGGCGGAATTTTATAGCAGCTGTCAATAG
- a CDS encoding polyribonucleotide nucleotidyltransferase: MAEVDKSISFDGRDIRLKVGLLAPQAGGSVLIESGDTAVLVTATRSQAREGIDFLPLTVDYEERLYAAGRIPGGIMRREGRPPEKAILTSRLIDRPLRPLFPSWLRDDLQVIALTMSMDEQVPPDVLAVTGASIATLIAKIPFNGPMAAVRVGLVGDDFVINPTYAEIEAGDLDLVVAGSPHGVIMVEAGANQLPERDIIEAIDFGYEAVRDLIKAQLDLVAELGLEIVQEAPPEVDQTLENYIRDRASDEIKKILAQFALTKPERDAALDVVKDNIATAIAELPEEDPIRTAATANSKALGNTFKDITKYFMRRQIIEDNVRVDGRKLDEVRPVSCQVDVLPKRVHGSGLFNRGLTQVLSACTLGTPGDAQNLNDDLQTDQSKRYLHHYNFPPFSVGETKPMRAPGRREVGHGALAERAILPVLPPKEEFPYVIRVVSEVLSSNGSTSMGSVCGSTLALMDAGVPLIKPVSGAAMGLIKEGEEVRVLTDIQGIEDFLGDMDFKVAGTDTGITALQMDMKISGLSLEVIAQAIHQAKDARLHILEKMLQTIDQPRTETSPYAPRLLTIRIDPEMIGLVIGPGGKTIKGITEETGAKIDIEDDGTVTISAVDESKAKRARSIIQGMTRKLNEGDVYAGRVTRIIPIGAFVEFLPGKEGMIHISQLADYRVGKVEDEVAVGDEVIVKVREIDNKGRINLTRLGIHPDQATAAREAAAVNR, encoded by the coding sequence ATGGCAGAAGTTGATAAGTCAATATCCTTCGATGGAAGGGATATTCGACTGAAGGTAGGCCTACTAGCACCCCAAGCGGGTGGGTCAGTTTTGATAGAATCGGGGGATACAGCTGTATTGGTCACAGCTACGCGATCGCAAGCCAGAGAGGGCATTGATTTTCTTCCCCTGACAGTAGATTATGAAGAAAGACTATATGCGGCAGGGAGAATCCCCGGTGGGATCATGCGCCGAGAAGGTCGTCCCCCAGAGAAAGCAATTCTCACCAGCCGTCTTATAGACCGTCCCTTGCGTCCTTTGTTCCCTTCATGGTTGCGGGATGACTTGCAAGTTATCGCTTTAACAATGTCGATGGATGAGCAAGTACCACCCGATGTCCTAGCCGTCACAGGCGCTTCCATTGCTACACTAATTGCCAAAATTCCCTTTAATGGGCCAATGGCAGCAGTGCGGGTAGGTTTAGTGGGTGATGATTTCGTGATTAACCCCACCTATGCAGAAATCGAAGCCGGAGATTTGGACTTGGTGGTAGCCGGTTCACCTCATGGTGTGATCATGGTGGAAGCGGGAGCAAATCAGTTACCAGAACGAGATATTATTGAAGCCATTGATTTTGGCTACGAAGCAGTTAGGGATTTAATCAAAGCACAGCTAGACTTAGTTGCTGAACTCGGTCTGGAAATTGTCCAAGAAGCACCGCCAGAGGTAGACCAAACTCTGGAAAATTATATCCGCGATCGCGCTAGCGATGAAATTAAGAAAATTCTGGCTCAATTTGCATTGACTAAACCCGAACGCGATGCCGCGTTGGATGTCGTTAAAGATAATATTGCCACAGCGATCGCCGAACTCCCAGAAGAAGATCCCATTCGGACGGCAGCCACCGCCAATAGTAAGGCCCTGGGCAACACTTTTAAAGACATTACAAAATACTTCATGCGCCGCCAAATCATCGAAGATAACGTGCGTGTTGATGGTCGTAAACTTGATGAAGTCCGTCCTGTATCTTGTCAAGTTGATGTCTTACCTAAGCGTGTCCACGGTAGCGGCTTATTTAACAGAGGACTAACTCAGGTATTATCCGCCTGTACCCTGGGTACTCCCGGAGATGCCCAAAACCTCAACGATGACCTGCAAACAGATCAATCCAAACGCTACTTACATCATTATAACTTCCCTCCCTTCTCCGTTGGCGAAACTAAGCCCATGCGTGCGCCGGGTAGACGAGAAGTTGGTCATGGTGCATTAGCCGAAAGAGCCATATTACCTGTACTACCACCCAAAGAGGAATTCCCTTACGTGATTCGCGTCGTCTCGGAAGTCCTATCTTCTAATGGTTCTACCTCGATGGGTTCTGTTTGCGGTTCCACCCTGGCTTTGATGGATGCTGGTGTCCCCCTAATCAAACCTGTCAGTGGTGCAGCAATGGGTTTGATTAAGGAAGGTGAAGAAGTCCGTGTTCTGACAGATATTCAAGGTATTGAAGATTTCTTAGGTGACATGGACTTCAAAGTCGCCGGCACAGATACAGGGATTACCGCCTTACAAATGGATATGAAAATATCTGGTTTGTCTTTGGAAGTAATTGCCCAAGCCATCCACCAAGCAAAAGACGCTAGGTTGCATATTCTGGAGAAAATGCTCCAAACTATCGACCAACCACGCACTGAAACCTCACCTTATGCTCCTCGTCTATTGACTATTCGGATTGATCCAGAAATGATTGGTCTAGTCATTGGGCCTGGTGGTAAAACGATTAAGGGCATCACCGAAGAAACTGGTGCAAAAATCGACATTGAAGATGACGGCACAGTCACAATTTCTGCGGTCGATGAAAGTAAGGCCAAAAGAGCGCGTAGTATCATTCAAGGCATGACTCGCAAATTGAATGAAGGTGATGTCTATGCTGGACGTGTCACTCGGATTATCCCCATCGGCGCTTTTGTCGAATTCCTCCCCGGTAAAGAAGGAATGATCCACATCTCCCAATTAGCTGACTATCGTGTTGGCAAAGTCGAGGATGAGGTAGCCGTTGGCGATGAAGTTATTGTCAAAGTGCGCGAAATTGACAATAAAGGACGGATTAATCTCACACGTTTGGGGATACACCCAGATCAAGCAACTGCGGCCAGAGAAGCTGCGGCGGTGAATCGTTAA
- a CDS encoding DEAD/DEAH box helicase, translating to MAILHGSWLLKEPDSCLFIWGEIWRSPRVNFEFGEIALNPLAMNISELGEWVHSEHQIMANLIPQQVKKSSAKSSTATEINLPIQSQIIALPTEITKLKKEETLLISPVHSAALVSEVDSQQYLHPWRVAGFCLHPSAAIKFLTSLPLNATNGEDAFLGGDLRFWSQIARWSLDLISRSKFLPVIQRQANGSVNAKWQVLLDSAVDGTRLEKFAAKMPFVCRSYQGMGTGEICVEFPSQPQELLLGFLNRIIDAQVRQMVGNQPLVENRLMTALPPAVQQWLQGLAGAANIHADAVGLERLEAALKAWTMPLEYQLSGKNRFRTCLELRSPQSGESNWTLLYYLQAADNPEFLVDAATIWHSPVAQLVYQNRSIDQPQETFLRGLGLASRLYPVIAPTLESASPQFCHITPIQAYEFIKSVVWRLEDSGLGVILPPSLANREGWANRLGLKISAETPNKKQGRLGLQSLLNFQWQLAIGGQTISKAEFDRLVALNSPLVEINGEWVELRPQDIKTAQNFFASRKEQMSLSLEDALRLSSGDTQVIEKLPVVSFAASGALEELIGTLTNNQAIAPLPTPKNFKGELRPYQERGAAWLAFLERWGLGACLADDMGLGKTIQFIAFLLHLKEQDTLEKPTLLVCPTSVLGNWEREVKKFAPTLKFLQYHGDKRPKGKAFQEAVKNHDLVITSYSLIHRDIKSLQAVNWQTIVLDEAQNVKNSEAKQSQAVRQLETTFRIALTGTPVENRLQELWSILDFLNPGFLGNKQFFQRRFAMPIEKYGDTASLNQLRSLVQPFILRRLKTDRTIIQDLPDKQEMTVFCGLTTEQATLYQQVVEASLAEIESAEGLQRRGMILALLIKLKQICNHPSQYLKVATLEQHSSGKLQRLEEMLEVAIEEGDRALIFTQFAEWGKLLKPHLEKQLGREIFFLYGSTSKKQREEMIDRFQHDPQGPPIMILSLKAGGVGLNLTRANHVFHFDRWWNPAVENQATDRVFRIGQTRNVQVHKFVCNGTLEEKIHDMIESKKQLAEQVVGTGEEWLTELDTDQLRNLLLLDRSAVIDDDETN from the coding sequence ATGGCAATTTTACACGGTAGTTGGTTATTAAAAGAGCCGGATAGTTGTTTATTTATCTGGGGAGAAATTTGGCGATCGCCACGGGTAAATTTTGAGTTTGGGGAAATAGCCCTCAATCCCTTGGCGATGAATATATCTGAGTTGGGTGAGTGGGTGCATTCAGAGCATCAAATCATGGCTAATCTCATACCACAACAGGTGAAAAAATCCTCGGCTAAATCTTCAACTGCTACGGAAATTAATTTACCAATTCAATCACAAATAATTGCTCTCCCGACGGAAATTACAAAACTTAAAAAGGAAGAAACATTATTAATTTCTCCTGTTCATTCTGCAGCATTGGTATCTGAAGTAGACTCTCAACAATATCTACATCCTTGGCGAGTTGCAGGTTTTTGTCTTCACCCTAGTGCGGCAATTAAATTTCTGACTTCTCTACCTTTGAATGCCACAAATGGAGAGGATGCTTTTTTGGGTGGAGATTTACGTTTTTGGTCACAAATTGCCCGTTGGAGTTTAGATTTAATTTCTCGGTCTAAGTTTTTACCAGTTATTCAACGACAAGCCAATGGTTCTGTGAATGCGAAATGGCAAGTTCTTCTGGATAGTGCTGTCGATGGAACTCGGTTAGAAAAGTTTGCGGCCAAGATGCCTTTTGTTTGTCGGAGTTATCAAGGAATGGGGACTGGGGAGATTTGTGTAGAGTTTCCGAGTCAGCCGCAGGAATTATTATTGGGTTTTCTTAACAGGATCATCGATGCTCAGGTGCGTCAGATGGTGGGTAATCAACCTCTGGTAGAAAATCGGCTGATGACAGCTTTACCCCCGGCGGTGCAACAGTGGTTGCAAGGGTTGGCTGGTGCAGCGAATATTCATGCAGATGCAGTTGGATTAGAAAGATTAGAAGCGGCACTCAAGGCGTGGACGATGCCGCTAGAATATCAATTATCGGGTAAAAATCGATTTCGGACTTGTTTGGAATTGCGATCGCCCCAATCTGGAGAAAGCAATTGGACATTGTTATATTACTTACAAGCAGCCGATAATCCAGAATTTCTAGTTGATGCGGCGACGATTTGGCATAGTCCAGTTGCACAATTAGTTTATCAAAATCGTTCTATTGACCAGCCCCAAGAAACATTCTTGCGGGGTTTGGGTTTAGCTTCTCGATTGTATCCAGTCATTGCCCCTACGTTAGAGTCTGCATCTCCTCAATTTTGCCACATCACTCCTATCCAAGCTTATGAATTTATCAAGTCTGTAGTTTGGCGATTGGAAGATAGCGGTTTAGGTGTGATTTTACCCCCCAGTTTGGCAAACCGCGAAGGTTGGGCAAATCGCTTGGGGTTAAAAATTTCTGCCGAAACACCAAACAAAAAACAAGGCAGGTTGGGTTTACAAAGTCTGCTCAATTTTCAATGGCAATTAGCAATCGGTGGACAGACTATTTCTAAGGCGGAATTTGATCGATTGGTGGCTTTAAATAGTCCATTGGTAGAAATTAATGGCGAATGGGTAGAGTTGCGTCCTCAAGATATTAAGACAGCCCAAAACTTTTTTGCCTCGCGTAAAGAGCAAATGTCTTTATCTTTAGAAGATGCTTTACGTTTGAGTAGTGGAGATACTCAAGTAATTGAAAAATTACCAGTAGTGAGTTTTGCAGCCTCTGGTGCATTGGAAGAATTAATTGGCACGTTGACAAATAATCAAGCGATCGCACCTTTACCCACACCGAAAAACTTTAAAGGAGAGTTACGACCTTATCAAGAACGTGGTGCAGCTTGGCTAGCGTTTTTAGAACGTTGGGGTTTGGGTGCTTGTCTTGCCGACGATATGGGACTGGGCAAAACCATTCAGTTCATTGCCTTTCTATTACATCTCAAAGAACAAGATACACTAGAAAAACCAACGCTCTTAGTTTGTCCAACTTCGGTTTTAGGCAACTGGGAAAGAGAAGTTAAAAAATTTGCCCCTACACTCAAATTTCTGCAATATCACGGTGATAAACGTCCTAAAGGTAAGGCATTTCAGGAAGCAGTTAAAAATCATGATTTAGTCATTACTAGTTATTCACTGATTCATCGAGATATTAAATCATTGCAAGCTGTTAATTGGCAGACAATTGTTTTAGATGAAGCCCAGAATGTGAAAAATTCAGAAGCTAAACAATCCCAGGCAGTTAGACAATTAGAAACAACATTTCGGATTGCTTTAACAGGTACACCAGTAGAAAATAGACTACAAGAACTTTGGTCAATTTTAGATTTTCTCAACCCTGGATTTTTGGGCAATAAGCAGTTTTTCCAAAGACGATTTGCTATGCCAATTGAAAAGTATGGTGATACAGCATCGTTAAATCAATTACGTTCTTTAGTTCAGCCATTTATCTTACGTCGTTTGAAAACAGACCGCACCATTATTCAAGACTTACCAGATAAGCAAGAAATGACCGTCTTTTGTGGTTTAACGACAGAACAAGCTACCCTGTATCAACAAGTAGTAGAAGCATCCTTAGCCGAGATTGAATCTGCCGAAGGATTACAAAGGCGGGGGATGATTTTAGCTTTATTAATTAAACTTAAGCAAATTTGCAACCACCCATCACAATATTTAAAAGTAGCCACATTAGAACAACATAGTTCTGGTAAATTGCAACGGCTAGAAGAGATGTTAGAAGTGGCAATAGAAGAAGGCGATCGCGCTTTAATCTTCACACAATTTGCTGAGTGGGGCAAACTACTCAAACCCCATTTAGAAAAACAACTGGGACGAGAAATATTCTTTTTATATGGTAGTACCAGCAAAAAGCAACGTGAAGAAATGATTGACCGTTTTCAACACGACCCCCAAGGGCCACCAATTATGATTTTATCATTAAAAGCTGGTGGTGTAGGATTAAATTTAACCAGGGCTAATCATGTATTCCATTTTGATAGATGGTGGAATCCCGCAGTCGAAAACCAAGCTACAGATAGAGTATTTCGGATTGGTCAAACTCGCAATGTCCAAGTACATAAATTTGTCTGCAATGGCACTTTAGAAGAAAAAATTCACGATATGATTGAAAGCAAAAAACAACTAGCAGAACAAGTTGTTGGTACAGGTGAAGAATGGTTAACAGAATTAGATACAGACCAACTCCGCAATTTATTATTACTTGACCGCAGTGCAGTTATTGATGACGATGAAACTAACTAG
- a CDS encoding SWIM zinc finger family protein produces the protein MTTYTLQASREWWSQRWLDLLDAYRFKKRLERARIYAREGNVLSIDFQGAKVLARVQGSEVEPYKVSLSLDAFSDEQWGYVIETMSQKAIFAAKLLAGEMPQNIEEVFTTNGLSLFPFTLSDVHSKCSCPDKVNPCKHVGAVYYQLGDRFSEDPFVLFQLRGRNKEQIISDLRQLRNSKIEVSTTETSDIQSSITQNQDKVKFASFWQYDEPLESSLVVIAPSTSETVLNTLGAIPLAKTEDNASDIVMKYLDTLYQQVSQKAMLTAMNVGGN, from the coding sequence ATGACTACATACACTCTACAAGCAAGCCGAGAATGGTGGTCACAAAGGTGGCTCGATTTACTTGATGCTTATCGATTTAAAAAACGCTTGGAACGAGCCAGAATATATGCTCGTGAAGGCAATGTTTTGAGTATTGATTTTCAAGGTGCAAAAGTATTAGCAAGAGTCCAAGGAAGTGAAGTAGAACCTTATAAAGTTTCTCTATCTCTTGACGCATTTAGTGATGAACAGTGGGGATATGTAATTGAAACCATGTCCCAAAAGGCAATTTTTGCAGCTAAGTTATTAGCAGGAGAAATGCCCCAAAATATTGAGGAAGTATTTACAACTAATGGGTTGTCATTATTTCCGTTTACCTTATCTGACGTGCATAGTAAATGTTCGTGTCCTGATAAAGTTAATCCTTGTAAACACGTTGGTGCAGTATACTATCAATTAGGCGATCGCTTTAGTGAAGATCCTTTTGTACTCTTTCAACTACGTGGGCGTAATAAAGAACAAATTATTAGCGATTTGCGGCAATTACGTAATTCTAAAATTGAAGTTAGTACCACAGAAACATCTGATATTCAATCTTCAATAACTCAGAATCAAGACAAGGTTAAATTTGCGTCTTTCTGGCAATATGATGAACCGTTAGAATCTTCTTTAGTTGTAATTGCACCGTCAACTAGTGAGACAGTTTTAAATACATTAGGTGCAATTCCTCTGGCTAAGACAGAAGATAATGCTAGCGATATAGTGATGAAATATTTAGATACTTTGTATCAGCAAGTCAGTCAAAAAGCCATGCTAACCGCGATGAATGTAGGTGGTAATTAA
- a CDS encoding Rpn family recombination-promoting nuclease/putative transposase, which yields MKRDSIYYQIFKRFPALIFELVDDRPEQAQNYRFESVEVKETSFRIDGVFLPPEGATKRVIFFAEVQFQSDEGLYHRFFTESMMYLNRNRSFYDDWYCVVIFPSRSNEPSDTRTHRIFLNSDQVQRIYLDELGNPDTLPIGINLMQLTIASDAVMAEQAKQLIQRVQLESTTALLKNEIIDIITTIAVYKFSSLSREEVEAMLGLTLEQTRVYQEAKAEGREEREAEILKVTVPLLLKTGMSVEQIAQQLNVDVAAVHLAVQQSA from the coding sequence GTGAAACGCGACTCCATTTATTACCAAATCTTTAAACGCTTTCCCGCGTTAATTTTTGAACTTGTTGATGACCGTCCTGAACAGGCGCAGAATTATCGATTTGAGTCAGTTGAGGTGAAAGAAACCTCTTTTCGCATTGATGGGGTCTTTTTACCTCCAGAGGGTGCAACAAAGAGAGTTATCTTTTTTGCAGAAGTTCAATTCCAGAGCGATGAAGGTTTGTATCATCGATTTTTTACCGAATCAATGATGTATTTGAACCGGAATCGGTCTTTCTACGATGACTGGTACTGTGTGGTAATTTTTCCATCACGCTCAAATGAACCAAGCGATACAAGAACTCATCGCATATTTTTAAACAGCGACCAAGTGCAGCGCATTTATTTAGATGAGTTAGGTAATCCTGATACTCTGCCAATAGGCATCAATTTAATGCAGTTGACAATCGCATCGGATGCAGTGATGGCAGAGCAAGCGAAGCAATTAATTCAACGGGTACAATTAGAGTCAACTACTGCACTGCTGAAAAACGAGATAATAGATATTATCACCACAATTGCCGTTTACAAGTTTTCTTCGTTAAGTAGAGAGGAAGTGGAAGCCATGTTGGGACTGACTTTAGAGCAAACAAGGGTTTATCAAGAAGCGAAAGCTGAGGGTAGGGAAGAACGGGAAGCTGAAATATTGAAAGTTACCGTTCCCCTGTTACTAAAAACGGGAATGAGTGTAGAACAGATTGCTCAACAGCTCAATGTTGATGTAGCAGCTGTCCATCTGGCTGTACAGCAGAGTGCATAG
- a CDS encoding glycosyltransferase family 39 protein, giving the protein MTNISRMKNNQKHLHYLALICIIPVGIILRFWHLDLKPLWMDEVITAIFSLGKNYQDVPLDVAFPLQNVQEIFTFHSGVSCPQIADNLAKQSTHPPLFFCGMYRWLGWLMPLGDDWVRKLRSLPALFGVGAIAAMYTLNRIAFSAQSGMIAAWLMAVSPFAVYLSQEARHYTLPMLLINLSLVGLVQIQRDIAQGRWKFWVWFLWVVVNTLGFYVHYFCILAFIAEVATLIILIYWGKSQLIKKHQIWLAIIISTSAVVLSFLPWIVITISHARRSETSWLPPTNFLAPLYQTLINWVLMVITLPVENQPLIITVICGLVMVIFAIWAGSKIFRGLKKLWLNNTASLATFTLLSFTGFVLLELLAIAYLSGKDITAIPRYSFVYYPGFCALLAASLSTREKSSFKGQKLILIFILVSLLSSIFVVTDLAFQKPFQPEQVAQKMNLSPSLPIILVVAYDNYQDVALGLSFALALDQARGKNSQADSLAFLQKAPDISSFWKKFSRLSTSATSPLNLWIVAPGLRRRDYLQQLTLSEQNICQIDPKQHYRIGIPYQLYRCGQG; this is encoded by the coding sequence ATGACTAATATCTCCAGAATGAAAAATAATCAAAAGCATTTACATTATTTGGCACTAATTTGCATCATTCCCGTTGGTATTATTTTGCGGTTTTGGCATCTAGACTTAAAACCTTTGTGGATGGATGAGGTAATTACTGCCATCTTTAGTTTAGGGAAAAATTACCAGGATGTACCGTTGGATGTGGCTTTTCCCTTACAAAATGTGCAGGAAATTTTTACTTTCCATTCTGGGGTTAGTTGTCCACAAATTGCTGATAATCTGGCAAAGCAATCTACCCATCCACCGTTATTTTTTTGTGGGATGTACCGTTGGTTGGGGTGGTTAATGCCTTTAGGGGATGATTGGGTGAGGAAATTGCGATCGCTTCCGGCTTTGTTTGGTGTAGGAGCGATCGCTGCTATGTATACCCTCAATCGTATCGCTTTTTCGGCTCAATCAGGCATGATTGCGGCCTGGTTGATGGCAGTATCGCCTTTTGCGGTGTACCTTTCTCAAGAAGCAAGACACTACACATTACCCATGCTACTGATAAATTTATCCTTAGTGGGATTGGTGCAGATTCAACGGGATATTGCTCAAGGACGCTGGAAATTTTGGGTATGGTTCTTGTGGGTAGTTGTCAATACTTTGGGTTTTTATGTCCACTACTTTTGTATTTTAGCTTTCATTGCGGAAGTTGCTACTTTAATTATCCTCATTTACTGGGGCAAATCTCAATTAATCAAAAAACATCAAATTTGGCTAGCCATAATCATATCTACTAGTGCAGTGGTGTTGAGTTTTCTGCCTTGGATAGTCATTACTATCAGTCATGCCCGACGTTCAGAAACTAGCTGGTTGCCTCCCACTAATTTTCTAGCTCCTTTATATCAAACTCTAATTAATTGGGTATTGATGGTTATCACTTTACCTGTAGAAAACCAGCCTTTAATTATTACAGTCATTTGTGGACTTGTGATGGTAATATTTGCCATCTGGGCAGGGAGTAAAATCTTCAGAGGATTAAAGAAATTATGGTTAAATAATACGGCCAGTTTAGCAACATTTACACTTTTGAGTTTTACAGGTTTTGTGTTGTTGGAATTATTAGCGATCGCTTATTTATCAGGTAAGGATATTACAGCTATTCCTCGCTATAGTTTTGTTTACTATCCCGGTTTTTGTGCTTTGCTAGCAGCCAGTCTTAGCACCAGGGAAAAGTCAAGTTTTAAAGGTCAAAAGTTAATATTAATTTTTATCTTAGTTAGTTTATTGAGTAGTATTTTTGTTGTGACTGATTTAGCCTTTCAAAAGCCTTTTCAACCTGAACAAGTCGCTCAAAAAATGAATTTATCACCATCCTTGCCAATCATATTAGTAGTAGCATATGATAATTATCAAGATGTAGCATTAGGACTCAGTTTTGCCCTAGCATTAGACCAAGCTAGAGGTAAAAATTCTCAAGCTGACAGTTTAGCTTTTTTACAGAAAGCTCCTGATATATCTAGTTTTTGGAAAAAGTTTTCCCGACTATCTACATCAGCAACATCACCACTAAATTTATGGATAGTCGCCCCAGGTTTGAGGAGACGCGATTATCTCCAACAGCTAACATTATCTGAGCAAAATATTTGTCAAATAGATCCCAAACAACATTACCGCATAGGCATTCCCTATCAACTTTATCGATGCGGTCAGGGGTAG